The proteins below come from a single Bactrocera dorsalis isolate Fly_Bdor chromosome 5, ASM2337382v1, whole genome shotgun sequence genomic window:
- the LOC125778650 gene encoding uncharacterized protein LOC125778650, protein MKRALKILFFMSCTFLIVICAKPKVYIKFTNAHCQSFNKSWVVINECRLRAIKRDVTALNINITFRHPANDIKLYMVFLKKANGYKPFVLNSTVDACEYILKRNNPIANLVYNIFKSFSNINHTCPYMGDQLLLNFYPKNELITLFLPAGDYVLLMDWILSKKKMFTTNVYFSFYG, encoded by the exons ATGAAGCGAGcactcaaaatattatttttcatgaGTTGCACATTTTTAATCGtg ATCTGTGCCAAACCGAaggtgtatattaagtttacgaACGCGCACTGCCAGTCTTTCAATAAATCCTGGGTTGTGATAAACGAGTGTCGTTTGCGTGCGATAAAACGAGATGTGACGGCGCTGAATATAAACATCACATTTCGGCATCCAGCTAACGATATAAAG TTGTACATGGTTTTCTTGAAGAAAGCCAATGGCTATAAACCGTTTGTACTAAATTCGACTGTCGATGCTTGCGAGTATATTCTCAAGAGGAATAACCCTATAGCCAACCTAGTGTATAACATCTTTAAATCCTTCAGTAACATAAACCACACATGTCCATATATG GGTGATCAACTGTTGTTGAACTTTTATCCCAAGAATGAGCTCATTACATTGTTTTTACCTGCCGGTGATTATGTTTTGCTTATGGACTGGATCTTGAGCAAGAAGAAAATGTTCACAACCAATGTATATTTCTCATTTTACGGatga